In a genomic window of Lycium ferocissimum isolate CSIRO_LF1 chromosome 9, AGI_CSIRO_Lferr_CH_V1, whole genome shotgun sequence:
- the LOC132032025 gene encoding uncharacterized protein LOC132032025 — protein sequence MLFGLTNAPAAFMDLMNGIFKPSLDSFVIVFIDDILVYSKNREEHEHYLRIVIGLLREKELFAKFSKCEFWLNSVAFLGHVMSKEGIMVDPKKIEAVRDWARLTTVIEIRSFMDPGRVLACVEVRFSLLEQIRAQQFEDAELCKIRDKVLRGEAREAMLDSEGILRIKGRVCIPHVGVLIRLILEEAHSSRYSIYLGAMKMYRDLRQHYWWGQIKRDIADFVAKCGNSQ from the exons ATGTTATTTGGGCTTACGAATGCCCCAGCAgctttcatggacttgatgaatggcattttcaagCCATCTTTAGACTCCTTCGTcatagtgtttattgatgatatcttggtttaTTCCAAGaatagagaggagcatgagcaTTATTTGAGGATTGTCATTGGCTTGTTGAGAGAGAAAGAGCTttttgccaagttttcaaagtgcgagttctggCTTAATTCTGTGGCGTTCTTGGGCCACGTCATGTCAAAGGAagggatcatggttgatcccaagaagatcgaGGCTGTTAGAGATTGGGCGAGACTCACTACCGTGATCGAAATTCGTAGCTTCATGG ATCCAGGCAGAGTTTTAGCATGTGTTGAGGTGAGGTTTTCACTCTTAGAGCAGATTAGGGCCcaacagtttgaggatgctgAATTATGTAAAATTCGTGATAAGGTTTTGAGAGGTGAGGCCAGGGAGGCTATGCTTGATAGTGAGGGGATTCTGAGGATCAAGGGACGTGTGTGTATTCCTCATGTGGGTGTTCTGATTCGATTGATATTGGAGGAGGCTCATAGCTCCAGGTATTCTATTTATCTAGGGGCGATgaagatgtaccgtgatttgaggcagcactacTGGTGGGGTCAGATAAAGAGAGATATTGCAGATTTTGTTGCTAAGTGTGGGAACAGTCAGTAA